The following nucleotide sequence is from Sander vitreus isolate 19-12246 chromosome 3, sanVit1, whole genome shotgun sequence.
ATAGCAATGGGTTATGTAttacgctagcagctaggcgagcattataacgtgtgttacaacgTGACGagcgtttgtcacggaagtaaaggctggactacaatagagctgtttggagcagtttatgaacagtgttttctgttggagatggtaagtccctttggggtggactttgggctttttcgcTTTGTAAACCTacaacgtgcacaaaaaagatatataacacaataaaggaaagggaaaaagccaaaaagcataatatgagcactttaaatctttAGAGTATAATCAGCAGGGGAAAGAGCGAGACTTACTTTCATGACTCCAGCTATCCCAGGTTCCTTGCAGTTGCTGTGGTAAAAGAAAGCCAACTGCTCGTTTTTCATCTGCCTCATATAATTGCGCGCCTGCAGATGATGGATAGTTCAGAGGAACATTCCCAGAgatagaagaaaacaaaaaacaagagtAAAGAATTTGCTGGTGagactaaaatgtcaaaaagcctTTTCAGAGCGGTGCCTCATTTCAGGTAAACATCTATTCATATCAGGAGTCACTTTTGTGGATCTACCTGATAATTGCGGACGCCGTCCCAGCAGCCAGTCTGATCAGGCAACGCCTTCAGATCCTCGATCCCGAACTGCAGAATGAAACCAGACGCGTCAGACGAGTGCAGCCCACTCGCATTGTTTGCAAGAACAACAGACGTTGCTGATGAGGCTCGATATGTACCTTCACGTCGATCCCATTTTCAAAGCGGCTCTCGGGCTCAGACTTCATCAGCCAGCGACAGTACTGTGGTGGTTCGGAGCTCTCCTCAGTTTTCCCAGACTCAACAGAAGCTGCAGCTTTCCTCTTACTGACAACCTTTTCACCATCATCATCTTTGCCGGTTGTTGCGGCAGCAAAAATTGTCACTCATTAGAAAATAACATACCAGATGAGACAAAGAGTTTTACTCTACGACTTCATTTGCTTACCTGAGCTTGCTGCTCTTTTACTCACTCTGGCCCTCGTCTTTGGTGGCATCTCTCACGGTCTATAAAGAAGCATGTTAAACATCAAGTATCGTCCATAACAGGGTGATATGACGACATACATTGTATCGTTATACTGCATACTTAAcagtactattttttttttatatctcttactgtcctttctgtttttaactctttatatgttaagtgagtgttgtactttgagagcaaagattaaccagagttaaattccttgtttgtttactcaaacctggccaataaagctgattctgataccctgatgatgtcattgtcTACCATTCATATTACTCATACCGTGGTAGCTGTCCCTTTACCATCTCTAGCTAGgtgtattatatttatttttgtatcaaTTTATTAAAGTACTTCAATTCATCAGATATTGTTTTACTGGATTAGCCAAAATCAAAATACATTATCTGGTCATTTTATCCATTAACAATTTCGcaatttatatatttcttttacaCATTCAGTTTAATGTAACGTTACATTTCAAGGCAAGTAGATGCACTTGAGGCGAGCAAAGTTAAACGGATTAACGTCACAGTGTTGATTTGACAGTTACGGCTGCTTATTTGAATGGACACAATTCTCACAAAAAGTTAAATTAGCGTGTctggagctaacgttagcttccaaACAACCATGTCACCGACTACGTGGTAAATTATAACCATGTCAAACTATCAtcaggccagactctctgtacaaatgaaatgtacgagagtctggtaggaccaggctactggAAGTTAGGAGGGGCGGGTACTCTTCCTTAGCATCATTAACATTAGACATGGATGGCAGaatagctactagctagctttAACTACTCTAACGTAAACTTGAGCCACACGTAAACCAAAGTGCCTtcaatgttttaaatgaaaacagattacAATGCAGTTCTGGGTCAGTAGATAACCTCCATAAACACAGACAAATCATACCTAAGAAGTGCTCcgaagcatggatgtattagagGAGCTCCAAAGTTGTCAGCCATCAAAACCcgcggaaaaaaaacaacaacgcgTGACGTCAACAAACTTATTGGTGCACTTGATTTAATTGCCAGCTACTCCCGTTTGTGTTGTAACCGCTATTTCTCCATTGGCCACAAGGGGCAACAACTCGAAAACAGAATTTGACAAGCTACACTACACCACTAAACTACAGGAGCGCACACCGTTTGCAAATATGTGGGCACATTTTATAAAAACGAGGACACGGTCCACGCAGATCTTATTTTTAACAGTCAGATTTAAGCATGCCTCTTTATTTCGACTGACCCAGCCAGAGGCTCCGTAAACGTCCATTctaaacgttaacgttacactcCGAAGCAGAAGGTTGCGGTAATGCACCGAATACGCTGATTGCTAACCGCTGTTAAAACCCaagaagaagcagcagcagtgacatAACACAACACTGTGGGGGTAAACATGGCGACTGTCAGACCTCTAGGAAGAATTGCTAGACTAGGCTCCAGCATCTGCAGGAACCATCGTTTCTTTTTAAACAGAAGCCCACAGAGACGAGGAATAGCTTCTTGTGTCGACCGTAAGTCCCAGAAAACGAGAACTGCTTGCGTTATAGTTTAAGACAGATGAAAGAGTTATGAAAGAAAGTGTGACACCGGTGACCATAAGTGAACTAAGTTAGCTAACAGACCGGTGTTGGTATTCAATTTAACACCCAGACGGGCAATCTTTTGACTCTGAATAAAACAAGATAAAGTCACGCACAGCCCATTCAGGGTTTGATATTAACGTGCTATTACTATTGGTTAGTTTTGCACCTGATTTTTGAGGCTCCTACTCTTCCCGGGGTCATATCATGTTCCTTCCTAGGTTATGACGTGTCAGGGAATTTCAGCAATCCTGACATGAattgtttaatatttaaatgatttattgtctGAACTGGAGGCTTTCCTCCCTCTTTGCCAGTGCTATATACTACTCTAGTTAAGTTTTTCAGTTAGTTGTTTTCAGCATCCGTTTGCTTCCTTGTATAAGAGCAGTGTAACAGCACTTGTTGAAGAAGAAAAGTCTTGCTCATCACCTTTAGGATATTTAAACGCAACCATGCACATATTACACCTGTTTCCGTGCAAGATTGCAGATTGTTTTCTCCACATATGTTCTCTGCTCTTTGTCGACAGCTGCTCATGGACTCACAGATGAACAGAGGGAGTTTCAAAAAGTGGCTTTTGAGTTTGCAGCCAATGAAATGGCTCCACACATGGCAGAGTGGGACCAGAAGGTATGTTGGAGCAaggcatacagtatatcagttAGACTATGTCAAGGCAGCAGATTTAGGCTTCATAATCTCTGTAAATGCAAGAATCATTTCTAGTGAAGTGTCCCTGAGTGTGCAGCTGAAGCAGAAGATCCAGTTTTCCCACACATCCTGAAACTAAGCTatcatttttgtagttttgaaaTGATTGACTTGATacagggctgggcaatatatattgatattacaTCGACATTGGTATATgggactagatattgtcttaaatgTTGGATATCGTAAtgtgacacaagtgttgtcttttcctggttttaaaggctgcattacagtaaagtgatgtcattttctgaactttaaCTGTTGTAAccgttctattatttgcctttacccacttagtcattatatccacattactgatgattatttatcaaaaatctcattgcgTAAATATtctgtgaaagcaccaatagtcgaCCCTATTATTTCgacgcaatatcgacattgatatttggtcaaaaatatcttgatatttgattgtttttctccatatcgcccagctctaactTGATAGGAAGCATTTCTGCATCTTCATTATCCCTAACTGTGAAGTACCTGTATGTCTTAGCAGTCATACATATGATATATTAGATGTTTCTTTGTCCACTGTGCTTAGTTATAGTTTAACATCAACATTTTAATGTTCACTTTTCCCCCCAGGAACTTTTCCCAGTAGAGACGATGCGAAAGGCAGCCCAGTTGGGGTTTGGTGGGATCTACGTACAGCCGGATGTCGGAGGATCGGGTCTTTCTCGGCTCGACACGTCAATCATCTTCGAGGCCTTGTCCACAGGATGTGTCAGCACCACAGCTTACATCAGTATCCACAAGTACGAACCCCTCACATGGCAATAATGGCATGGACCTGCGGTGAAAAATATTAAGACGAAATGAAGATGAGAGGATTATTTATTTGGTTGTTCCTAACAAGAGATGGATTTCTTCATCAAAATTGACTTGAATCTGGTTGTGTATAGCCCAAAGAACCATATATCTGTCAGATCAATTTCAAGTTATGTGACTAAACGAGTTCTGTACAGATTAATCTAGTGAAGCTGTTAGAATACATATACCATAGTTACATCTTCAATAAGTTCAAACATGTATGATAGAAAACAGTGATGCAATGCAATGTCATTCATCAGCACTGAAACATCTTTTCCGTCAAATAATCTGAAACCAAAAATcaattacactttttttctagtATTTGGTACTTTCCTTTTTGATCttgtgtaaataaatgaattacatTGTGACCCCTAATAGTTCCTATGCCATATATCTTGTATGTATTTGCCTGCAAATCCGCAGTATGCTCCTTTTTCTGCAGCATGTGTGCCTGGATGATAGACACCTTTGGCAATACTGAGCAGAGGGAGAAGTTCTGTCCCCAACTCTGTTCGATGGAAAAGTTTGCTTCCTATTGTCTCACTGAACCAGGTCAGTCTTTTATATGGAAACGAAAAAATaaggacaggaaaaaaaaacaacctcttcagatttttttctgtGTAATATATTCATAGTTTGTAAGTAATGCATCTTACATCTATATCATATGGTGCTTTTTGCACGCGTGCACTACAACACAGTAAACCTAGGGTCTGTGATTCTAGGCAGCGGCAGTGATGCTGCTTCACTTCTGACCACTGCACAGCTGAAAGGTGACCATTACATCCTGAACGGTTCTAAGGTAATTTCAAACCTGTTTATGCTCGCGTGTGGTTTCATATAACTGtgaatacaacaacaacaacaacagtgagTCAGAAACGCGCCTTCTCTGTTTGTGACGTTTCAGGCCTTCATCAGCGGAGGAGGAGACACAGACGTCTATGTTGTGATGTGCAGAACGGGGGGTAAAGGAGCAAAAGGCATCTCTTGTTTGGTGGTAGAGAAAGGAACCCCAGGCCTCCATTttggcaaaaaagaaaagaaggtagAGTTTCTTTGGTGTTAGATTGTTGAATTgaactcctttttttttttttttttactctgtagATAGTGTTTGCTgttaccactagatggcagaagtaAGTCACAGTCACTCAGCTGTTTAACGTTTCTCTCCAGATGGGTTGGAACTCTCAGCCGACCAGGGCGGTGATATTTGAGGACTGTGCCGTCCCAGTGACCAACCGGCTTGGTGAGGAAGGACAAGGATTCAACATAGCTATGAAAGGCCTGAATGGAGGCAGAATTAATATTGGTGAGGACAAAAACACTATCCAAGTAGTTATCCATTTATTGTACAAtagttaaaggtccagtgtgtaacatgtttagttgttcattatcaaaatctgtgttgcccgttcacaaacatgaatatttacctccaccatcaattctaagtattccttttggcatgaaattttacatttgcattcgcatgaactggggtagacgctccatattcatgcgccatcttgaaatacgttagccggtaagggacatacaggacatactgctccacctttttgtgttttcactgtcacatgataaactcacaggtgctatcaggtatcgtagcttcccggccccggcaagtttgaagaaagaaacatggaggaccacacgtattcaaaatccaaatgtcagaacaggagtcttcttcttcacccagaaaaagaaaaaggatattgaaaagagcaagagaccggctttttgaagcgtgaaggctaccgtagctgtaatacgtactttgaactgtgtggcgcgagagagttgattgcgacatatgatctcaacgctagatgggagaaattgccgatttccgcgcaaaatatgcggggcttgcatgatttcataatccccgcatttttgttgcaaaaaagttacatatatcttagcagaaagttgaaaaatgttgcatttacttcacacaagagcagccaaaCTCTgcgtttttctggaaggactgatacatatacatgtatatgacacatatacacatatacatgtatatgacacatatataatgtgtgtgtgtatgtatgtatgtatgtgtgtatatatatatacatatatatatatatatatatatatatatatatatatatatatatatatatgtatatatatatatatatgtatatatgtatatatgtatatatatatatgtatatatgtatatgtatatatatatgtatgtatgtatatatatatatatatatatatgtatatatatgtatgtatatatatatgtatgtatgtatatatatatatatatatatatgtgtatatatatgtatgtatatatatatatgtatgtgtgtgtatatatatatatatatgtatatgtatatatgtatatatgtatgtatgtatatatatatatatatatatatatatatatatatatatatatatatatatatatatatatatgtatgtatatatgtatgtatatatatatatatatatgtatgtatatatatgtgtatgtatatatatgtatgtgtgtatatatatatatatatatatatatatatatatatatatatatatatatatatatatatatgtgtgtatgtatgtaagtaagtTAATCCCATAGCTAGAGAAAATTATTGGAATCATCCCGATAATGGAAATGATTAAATCAAATTGTAAACTTTCTGTAGATGTAACTATTTTCTAAGCAGGTGCatactttttcagttttttggaGGCTGACATTAAAGCAAGGCAGTAACATTTTCAAGAGGAAATAACACATCCATAAGAAGTAAAAACGCATATTTGCTCAATTCAATACAAACCTTACTTGGTCCGatatgaccagtagcttatggcAGCTagtgttagctaacgttagcaaacttTAGATACATTGCTCTGTGACTGACATTAGTCAGTTTGCTAACCATGTGACGATTGACCTACTGTTTTAACATTGCCTGTTGTCCACAAGCTTTGTGGGCAATAAAAAGGTAACAAAACATCTGTTTTTAAATTACACTCCAACAGCATCCTGTTCTCTTGGGGCAGCACATGCCAGTGTACAGCTAGCCAGGGATCATCTGTTAGTACGCAAGCAGTTTGGAGAGACACTCTCCAACAGCCAGGTAAGTAGCTCACACAAGGATTTAGGATCCAATGTATTTTatcagtgataaaaaaaaagtattcttgATTTtatccttccctctctcccggtctgcgtcgtgtgtgtgtagtttcttCAGTTTAAACTGGCAGAAATGGCCACCAAGCTGGTTGCGTCTCGCCTTCTGGTGCGTGAAGCTGCGACGGCGCTGCAGGAGAACCGGCCCGACGCCGTTTCTCTCTGCTCCATGGCCAAACTCTTTGCCACAGATGAGTGCTTTAACGTGAGTAACGCTGAGTAATAATAGGcatatttattttccaaaaaaaaaacaaaaaacttttgcACTTATTTCACTTTTTCTATATTGTTACCTGTTGTTACTCAACAGATCTGCAACCAGGCTCTTCAGATGCACGGTGGGTACGGCTACCTCAAAGACTACGCAGTGCAGCAGTTTGTCCGAGACATCAGAGTACATCAGATTCTAGAAGGTGAGCTTTTATAACAGTGACCTTACTCTGCATGTCCTGATCGGATTTTATTATAATTAAGTTCCTTATATTTACGATAGCTGTTGTGCTCGGCTTTGTTTGTGTGACTCATTTATTCTCCTTTTTGTTTCGTCTACAAAGGCACAAATGAGGTGATGAGGATGATCATTTCCCGAAATCTGCTGACAGAGTTATCATGAATCTTATCCCCTGGATCTTTGAGTGACTTCAGTAGTGACCATATTGTTACGGTCTTCATCTCCGCGTTGTTACTGTGTGACTGGTTTCCTGAAAAGCCCTCCGCATCGTAGGTTTTCTAAAAACGTCAAATGTTTTTGGAGGAGTAAACagttttttataatttaatattggttctttttgtttttatttttagctaCACTGGCAGCAAGGCTGTAGGGATGACAATGTTGATTCATCCGTTTGCCTCTAGAGTGAAATCTGTGCAGATTCCCAAGATTTGGTACATTTGTGGTTGAAGGAGGATGAATCCAGATGACGTTGGCAATCGTCTGCTTACTTTTTAATGAAGTGCCACCTGCAGGTCAGAATTTCAACATGTCCAACAACttcttagggactgttcgttattt
It contains:
- the thyn1 gene encoding thymocyte nuclear protein 1 isoform X2 — encoded protein: MPPKTRARVSKRAASSDDDGEKVVSKRKAAASVESGKTEESSEPPQYCRWLMKSEPESRFENGIDVKFGIEDLKALPDQTGCWDGVRNYQARNYMRQMKNEQLAFFYHSNCKEPGIAGVMKVDVQYQRMTKRFLPLSELKKYHLQHRAKGGPLKDMALFTRARLSVQPLTTEEFDFVLSLEDEEPL
- the thyn1 gene encoding thymocyte nuclear protein 1 isoform X1, with translation MPPKTRARVSKRAASSDDDGEKVVSKRKAAASVESGKTEESSEPPQYCRWLMKSEPESRFENGIDVKFGIEDLKALPDQTGCWDGVRNYQARNYMRQMKNEQLAFFYHSNCKEPGIAGVMKIVKEAYVDHTQFDKKDVHFDANSKPDKPKWSMVDVQYQRMTKRFLPLSELKKYHLQHRAKGGPLKDMALFTRARLSVQPLTTEEFDFVLSLEDEEPL
- the acad8 gene encoding isobutyryl-CoA dehydrogenase, mitochondrial produces the protein MATVRPLGRIARLGSSICRNHRFFLNRSPQRRGIASCVDPAHGLTDEQREFQKVAFEFAANEMAPHMAEWDQKELFPVETMRKAAQLGFGGIYVQPDVGGSGLSRLDTSIIFEALSTGCVSTTAYISIHNMCAWMIDTFGNTEQREKFCPQLCSMEKFASYCLTEPGSGSDAASLLTTAQLKGDHYILNGSKAFISGGGDTDVYVVMCRTGGKGAKGISCLVVEKGTPGLHFGKKEKKMGWNSQPTRAVIFEDCAVPVTNRLGEEGQGFNIAMKGLNGGRINIASCSLGAAHASVQLARDHLLVRKQFGETLSNSQFLQFKLAEMATKLVASRLLVREAATALQENRPDAVSLCSMAKLFATDECFNICNQALQMHGGYGYLKDYAVQQFVRDIRVHQILEGTNEVMRMIISRNLLTELS